The Suricata suricatta isolate VVHF042 chromosome 3, meerkat_22Aug2017_6uvM2_HiC, whole genome shotgun sequence genome contains the following window.
TGGGGTGTTAGGTTCCGGTGGGTCCTCAGGCAGCAGAAGTTCCTTGATGATTCTTGTCAATCCAGGCCAGAAAGACGTCAAGTTCTCCCAGAGACTTAATGGCTGCTGACTGGACCTCCAGCTGAAACCAGGCAAGTCATCCTCAGAACATGCTTTTCTAGACTTTGTCATTGTCAACACTTTCCCCATGTTCCAATCCCTCATgaggttttccttttattcatcaATTATATTGGCAGAACATTCACACCCCAAATTATATTTCTAGCAGCCAACCCAAATTGTCTTACATTATGTCAGcaacttataaataaaatgaaaaactcttcATTCTTTGCCTTCTGGGTTTtttcatagacacacacacacacacacacacacacacacacacacacacttactggccagttcttttgcttgttttccttttcacatcAGCTTGCTTTACTTCTCCCCGAGAAAGCCTCAACCCCAGGGTGCTCTCCAGTGGGTGGGGGAGCACGCTGTCCCCATCTGACATATGAAAGCACCGAAGCCCCTAAGGACAAGTGTCCTCCCCAATGTCACACAGACAGTCGGTAGCAGAACCAGAACTAGAACTCAGGTCTCGTGATGTAGCCTACCCCTTTCCAGCAGACTGCAAGGAGACCATAAGGTCCAAAAGTATATCCTATGGAGCCGGAGGGCACGGGATCGAGTCCTACCTCCACCACTTATTTGCAGTAGTTACATTAGTTAAATTACTTAACCTgtttgtgcctcaatttcctcatttatcaaATGTCAATAATGGCTCCTAGCACTGTTATGAGGAACACATGTGAAGGTACCTGGACTGTCCTTGGGACAATACCGGCTCGTGGAAAGATATATTCAAGTCTTAGCCCTTATTATAATGTTGTCCTACCGAGCCTCTCCACAGGAGGCTGTGAACAGCCTCCCCTGCTCCTTGCTCTGACTCAAAGCATTGTTATCATTTGGGAGTGTGGTTGAAATGCAGAATCTCCTGCCTCGTTCCAGACTTCCTAAGCCAGagcctgtgttttattttgacaaaggATACCTATAAATAGCACAGTTTGTATCCTACCTCTATCTGGCTTGTGCATTCTACATTTGCATGTACGGGAGAAGCACTGCTCTTTGTCAGCCTCAGAATACTGGTGACAGTCACCTCCCCCAGTGACACCTAGCAGGTAATGTGTTCTGTGCACCACAGCTTACAGTTCGCTGGGGATCTCTGTTCCCTCTGAATCACACCCATTGGAAGTAGTGTGTACTTTCCCTCAAAACTGAACACAGGATAGTTCTGATATGGGAGGGCAGAAGAAGATGGTGGAGGAGTGATGGAGAAAGGGGGCTCCCAGGAAATCAGCAAAGGAGGTAAGACCAACACACTCTGCTGACACATAGGATTAGGAAGACTGGCACTAAACTCTTGTTGAGTCCATGAGTgactgggaggggtgggggctcaAGGGCTGGCGCCCTCTCACTCAGAGTCCCACTTTCCATCTCTGCCTTTCACATCCCCCTCCAGCCCCCGTCCTTACCTGACTGTAGTTGTCGTGGATGATTCTGGTGGCATTGGTGGCTTCCTCCCTGCAGTGACACTGCTTCTGCTCCTGCTGTGATCAAGGGGAGGAAGTACTCATCAGAGGACTTCTCCACCCAGCCTGCTCTTTCCACCCGAGGGGTGacatttctccttcttcccaaAGTGAGTCAGGTGGATAGACTCAGGTAGGAGCAGCAAGGGGGAGGAGAGTCTGTTTGTAGAGTCACCCTGCGTTGGCCCAGgacttttgctctttttctggGTTTACAGCTCACCCGACTGGAAGGGCCAGGGAAGTAGGCACCAAATCTGTCTGGTCACCACTCTGTGAATGCAGCACCCCGCAAGGGAGGCACTAAGTATTTATTGGATTACTTAATTAAGGAATTGACTAAATGAATGGAAGTACAGCAGGGGTCATGACTTCTTCTGACAATTTTAGAATctgagggacagaaaggagaggggaTTTGTCATAAACTCACACAAGTGATCGTTGGCAGGgatggggctagaacccagggTTTCTCCTGGCTTAAGTTTTCTTTGGGTTTGTCtgggtttaattttatttctgttgtttgtttttaatagatcATTTATAGGCAGCCCTTAGGGAGGGACTATCAGAGGGAACAACGTAGAGGTTAATTGGTATTAAAACCCCAAAGAGTCCCAAACAAAGAAACtagagagatagggagatgcTTATGATAAGCCTGGATTTCTGGGCATGCCTCTCTCACAAGCCAAACCTGAGGTCACTTGAGGAGTACTTTGATATAAGCAGTCACCCCAGGAGGATTATCGGTGAGGAAGCCAGGTCTGATGGGGTATCAGGAGAGGGGAAGCCCTGAGGAAGCAATTCTTGACAGTTCTCCCCGTGGATGGTAGGGCAGGGAATTTCCTTTGGTCCAAGGACCATTTCAGAGAGCCAACTGGGCCCAGCATGTCCTGGGCCGATGGGGAACAGATGTTCTGATGCAGCCACTCACACATTGTTGCAGAGCCTTCTGCATGTAGAGAAAAGAGTTGGCAATGCTGCTGATTTTTCTCAAGATTTTGGGGTTCAGCTCCTGATGGTCCTTGAATACCTTGTCCACGTAAAAAGCCAGGAGGTTCTTGGTCACACAGCATACATCTAAGGGCTACAGACACAAATTAGAGAAAGCTCCAGAagccctcttctcttcctgtcttaGGGCCAAAGCAGCCTTTTTTGAGTAGGAGCATCAAGGAATGAAATAGCTAAAAGCAAATTTTTCAAATTCCTATTCATCTCAGAGTGTTCAACTCCTCTTACCACATCAAAGCTACTAATGACGAAGGCACTGAGGAGAGATTGCAGTCCACCTCCTCTTTCTAATGGCCAGGAAATACAGTAATAAGTGATGGAGCCCAGTACAGACTGGAATTCTCTCTGCAGCATCCCTAACATGTCATCACTAACTTCAGCTTAAACCCATCCAGGAATTAGGCATCTGCCTTTTGAAAGGATCCCTGCCTGCACAGCTTTCTGGGAAAGttcttctttttgttgtgttCCAGCTTGCTCTTCAGATCCATCTCCCATCCATCAACTtgcatataaatacaaatatatattatcaatCACTACTGCACACCAGGTGTGTGTTGGGCACATACTCCTTCCATTGTAATGACATTGCATTTATCCTGCTCTGCCttccactccacccccaccccaatctgTCCTTTTGAAACTGCAGGGATCATTTGAATGGAGCCAAGATGTGCAAGAATGGAAACGAACAACTGCAGAAATGCGTGTACATCTGGGCAGGTCCACAGCTGGCAGAGTGAGTATCTCCCTAAGGGGGGTGGTGGTAGGGGGACAGTGTTGAATTCCCAGGACACAGCTCAGGGCAGCTGGCCAGACTGGGTTTTCTTCTAGCAATTTACACCCTGCCCTGAGAGTCTGTGAGTTGCTCTGCAGATTTATAGCTCAGTCTGAGAAGGGAGGAGTGTGCAGAGCAACTGCATCCATCTTCATTACCATTAAAGCAGCAAAGCTGCCGTGGCCCCACAGGCAGCTTTTCCTAGATGACAAACTCTACTTGCAAATGCAAAATCTGTCTCCTCCTTGCCTCCTTCTGGTTTCCTTAACCAAAGGGGCAAAATGTTGCACACCTTTGTTTtaccagggagagagggagaaaacatgaTGATAAAGAACTGCATCCCCATTGACCCCTTTCCTTAGGCCACATCAACTATTTCTAgaccaggagaggagagagaatctggacACAGAGGGAGATTGGGGAATCAATCACTGGCTCAACCACTGACTAGTCACTTTCTTGCCCAAGCTATCCATCAATTTGCTCATTTGAAGATGTTGGTTTTGGAATAGGTGGCCCTTTGGGTCCCTTCCTGCTGTGATGTCCTCTGAGTCTCTTATGCAATTGGCTGGAATAGTATTTAGTAAGTGGCTACATCTGTTTACTACAAATATATCAGGTCCAATACTGCCTACCAGAATCATCtcactcagagaaaaagaaaaaacaaaaagagtaacTCAGTGCAACTATCCCTCCTACTCTGGGagataaatatctgaaaaaattgGATGTTTCTAGAATGCTTACAAGGACTGGAggagctcatttttttaaatgtttatttatttattttgtagaaagagcatgaacatgggaggggtggaaagagagggagagagagaatcccaagcggttCTGCGCTATCAGAGCAGgtcgtggggctcaatcccacgagaccacgacccaagccaaagtcaaaagctggacacttaaccaactgagccacccaggcatccctgaaggaGCTCATTTTTAAAGACACTTCCCAGTGGCTCCTTCTGTAAATTGAATTCTCACTTCATAAGTCAACTGTTCTATAACAGACCCTCAACCTCTCATCTGGACCGTTGGACTAAGCTCCTTACTGGCCTCCCTCCTTCACATTCTCCATTGTAAAGAACATCACCAGACTGTCTTTTTGAAAGGTCTTGTGGTCATATAGTCTTCAGCCCAAAAACCTACAGTGACTCCCTATTGCCTGTATTATTATATCAGTCAATGCTCAGCCTGACTTTTAAGGTTCTTGGTAAAATGACTCTAGTGTATTTCTCCACCTCATCCACTTCCACTCACCTCATTCGCCTGCGTGTCCCTCAGACCACAAGCCCACTGCCTCCCCATCCCCTGACACACATTCGTTATCTCACACACATTCTCCCCGATCTCCAGACTCCGTCCTCCCTCATCCACTGACCCACAGCCAACTCAGCTTTTAAGCCACTGCTCATTTCCTCAGCTCCCCCATGAAACCTTCCAGAATCACCCTGAGCCACAGACAGCCTGTCCCATTTGAGCATGTGTTACCCCCACCCCTCTCTAGTTAAGTGGTGCTTCTTTGACCCCTCCTAAGGAGCTTCCAAGTCCCTCAGACACAAATGCGCCCTAACACATCAGCAGGCAAATGAGAAGCCAGGAATATTTAGAGTACGGCAGAGATTAGAAAAGGGAAGACAGGGCGGGGATTTCTTTCTCAGCCTGGAGCTACTTCtccataaaaataacaatacaggAAAAAGCGGATTTAGGTCAATACCTTAATGCTCTTCAGGGTCTCCAACGTGGACAAGATGGTGACATTTTGGAAGGTGTCCTTAGCTTGCTATGGAGGGAAACATAAGAACAGACACAAGCAATGAATATTCCATGTTCCCCTGAgacacaaaaattaatgaaaaggaaCTTGTTCTTCAGGAGAAGATGTACGCTGAGACACCCCCCTTGCCCACACCTTCGCCCTGACCCCATACTCACGatggttttcttgatttcttggaAACTCTCTTCTATATGGTGTATGTCCATGGAAAGCAGGCATCTCCGAAGACCGCGGCCACGCACCGAGCACAGGAAGAGCATGGCAGCCACGAGCTGGAGGGAAACACGCTGTGCCTTCATGTCctacagagagggatggaggtcAGCTGCCAAGCTGAGGGCGGACAGCAATCGAGACCCTTGACTGAGCTGCCCTTTGGACCTCGCAAGGCAGCCCAGACAGCCACCAAGGAAACAAGACTCACGACCTCAGCCTTGTGGTGGTCATGGGCATGTGTCTCCTCCTCTGGTTTTCTTGaatcaattgactgagcccccaccTTCACCCCAGAAAGCACTCTACAGTGCTCTCTCGGGTCCCAGAGAGTGTATTCGTGTGGATATCGCTCCATTATGACTCAACATGCTCATTTTGTCAACAGTGTTGAAAagcattgtttgtaataaattaaataggaaa
Protein-coding sequences here:
- the IL19 gene encoding interleukin-19, with the translated sequence MKAQRVSLQLVAAMLFLCSVRGRGLRRCLLSMDIHHIEESFQEIKKTIQAKDTFQNVTILSTLETLKSIKPLDVCCVTKNLLAFYVDKVFKDHQELNPKILRKISSIANSFLYMQKALQQCQEQKQCHCREEATNATRIIHDNYSQLEVQSAAIKSLGELDVFLAWIDKNHQGTSAA